Genomic window (Acropora muricata isolate sample 2 chromosome 11, ASM3666990v1, whole genome shotgun sequence):
CCCAGCGTGTATGTTAGAAGTACAGACGGCAGGGTCTCTCAGGGCTTTGGGGGAATAAGGGAACAAAGGACATGACAAAAACTTGCCCCCTTGGCTAGGGCATTAGCTGTTTTACTCTGATTATGCGCGTTGCTAAACTGGATCAATGCTCATGTGCGATTGTGCTCGAACGGTCTGGGGTCGGTTGCTCGAaaaatggttagcgctaaccattggttagaGGTATCGAAACCGATAgctttctatggtagttaacattgGTTAGCACTAATCGTGCTTCAAGCAACTAGGGCCTGGggaccgtttctcgaaagttccgaaccTTTtggggcgcatttcgggtgacataattctctttgtatcttcaaagcaaaGGCGTCTAGATGCAAgtaactttgcagttattttaatttttattccctttacaacatgtgaaaagactagctttacagaataagcaggtcacAGGTTTACAAATAGCTTTTCGAGCCCgcaaagttttcgggactttcaagaaacaggcccctgggcgACAGTCTATGAAGTTCTCAAAATGGCCTCTCAATACCACAGGCCACCCAAACACATAAATCGGATGCTCAGTCAACGTAACGAGTAGTAGGGTTTACATGGGAAACATGAAATGCCAAAATAATCCTAGTTTACTGCGACGAAATTTAGTAAAAGAAACTTGATAGGATacgagcaaatttcaaaagtttattttacttattttaatCGCTGTAACTCAAAATTTCATGTTTCCCATATAAACTCCAGTAATCCAAACAACGCTCATTACTCCGAGATAGCTAACCAATCAGTGTGCTTGGAATAGCAAGATCACTGAATAAGAATACGCTAATAATCCTTACCTACTGCTACATCCTTGCCTAATTGGAGACCGCAGTACTTGACAGCCAAATCAACTCGAGCAACAGCGGGATTCTGCAATGCACATGCCAAGGCATGATATGTTGCATCAGATCGGTACATCTCTTGCCAATGTCTCAGAATAcctaaacaaaatattttatatgATCATAAATGTTTGAAATTATCATTAATCAGTTTTGattaaaactgaaagaaacGGTCTGTAAAACTCTAAGTCATTGCCAGCCTGAGAATGAATGAAGACCAAAGTTAACTacacttttttttgtcttcaaggATATAACATTATTCAGGCCAAACAGCTTTTCCATTCTGATGacctttgaaaacaattatCACTTGTCAAAATCACAAAATCATGTGCTAAGCCACAGTAATTAAACAATCACACTTACTATAGCATTTCTCAGAGTCTTTAGACTTGTTTGCTTCAATCTGATCAACCACAGCATCCGGGACGTTAAGCACTCGGCCAACCATTTCCCTGGAAGGACCAAGCTCATACGCAATGAGAAGGACATCATCTTCGGAAAGGGTTCTAGAGTCCAATGACTCAACCTCATTTGGGTCTGAATTAAAAGAAATAGCTATAAAAGGAATGGCAAGGAACAAGGCTGGTGAAGTGACAGCGACGTCCAAAGCCATAGCTTCCATCCAGGTACTCCATTTTTCTCTTTCGTCAAAACTTGATCCGCTCTGACATAATTAATAGTTCGCTGAATCAATTAGTGGAgtatttcaattattattattattattattattattattattattataaatgcaATGTCGTTTTTAAACCTTCTTTTCAGCGTTCACACATGGAGGACAGATCATATTTTCCACGTCACTCTACGATGTCACACAAAATACGTTAACCCATAGGTAAAAATGGATATTTTATAGAATACAACATGACTCTATACTTGTTACAGACTACAGCTAACGTTtgaattttgttgaaaatttttATAAAAGGTCCATTTTCTCAATTCTAAGGTTTTACAAACCAGAAATCTGTTGCTACAGTTCATGGACTGTACTTGCCGGCTGCACAGTCTCATTCActtcaattctttttttctttttgggtgGAACACGTGAAGAATGGCCTACCAACAGTGGCAAACAAGACGTTAACCCAAAGGCAAAAAAAGATACTACATCAAACACAACATGACTGTACCAACCACAACAGAAAATGTTTCCATGTTACTGAAAACTTTTAAAATATCCTTATAAAAACTCAATGTCCTCAGAATGGGATAAGGTTTCACAAAAGAGAAATCTCTTGCTACATTTCATGGACTGTACCTGCCGGATGCGCACTCTCATTCTCTGcaattccttttttccttttgggtgGAGCACGTGATGAATGGCCTACCAACAGTTGCAAACAAAAGACGTTAACCCAAAGGCAAAAAGGATATTACATTAAACACAACATGACACCCATAGGCAAAAAGTATATTACATTAAACACAACATGACTGTACCAACCACAACAGAAAATGTTTCCATATtactgaaaatttttaaaatctctttATAAAAACTCAATGTCCTCAGAATGGGGTAAGGTTTCACAAAAGAGAAATCTCTTGCTACATTTCATGGATTGTACCTGCCGGATGCGCACTCTCATTCTCTGcaattccttttttccttttgggtgGAGCACGTGATGAATGGCCTACCAACAGTTGCAAACAAAAGACGTTAACCCAAAGGCAAAAAGGATATTACATTAAACACAACATGACACCCATAGGCAAAAAGTATATTACATTAAACACAACATGACTGTACCAACCACAACAGAAAATGTTTCCATATtactgaaaatttttaaaatctctttATAAAAACTCAATGTCCTCAGAATGGGGTAAGGTTTCACAAAAGAGAAATCTCTTGCTACATTTCATGGATTGTACCTGCCGGATGCGCACTCTCATTCTCTGcaattccttttttccttttgggtgGAGCACGTGATGAATGACCTACCAACAGTTGCAAACAAAAGTCGTTAACCCAAAGGCAAAAAGGATATTACATTAAACACAACATGACACCCATAGGAAAAAGTATATTACATTAAACACAACATGACTGTATCATTCATAACAACCGGAAAATGTTTGCATATtattgaaaacttttaaaataTCTTTATAAAAACTCAATGTCCTCAGAATGGGATAAGGTTTCACAAAAGAGAAATCTCTTGCTACATTTCATGGACTGTACCTGCCGGATGCGCACTCTCATTCTCTTCAACTCCTTTTTTCCGTTTGGGTGGAACAATTGAAGAATATCCTACCAACATGGGAACACAAAGGACGTTAACCCATAGGTAAAAAGGATATTACATTAAACACAACTTGACTGTATCAACCACAACAGCCGGAAAATGTTTACTGAAAACGTTTAAAATCTCTTAATAAAAACTCAATGTTATCATGTTTTGATCAAGTTTTACAAATCAAAAACTTGTGTCTTTGTAAAGTAAAAACTTTCTCTTTCCAGGAAAACTTCTTTGAGTACTAATATAACGTAAAAAACAATGTATAAGCCGCCCCTGTATATAAGCCGCACCCGGCCCAATTTGAGAGGCCcaattttggagaaaaaaatagaGACAACTAACATTTAAGttcttttgttaaaaaaaaacaggagaCACAAGTACGGTTTCAAAACACTGACACAGTGTTGTAACGAGTTTTCATGTCAAATAACGAAAGATAGCGAAATTTCAATTGTcatacctttttcttttgagTTCACTATACAAAACTTAGGATGATCTCTCAATgcgattcttttttttttttttttcagtattaaAACTTCGAAACGCTCAAGGAAATTGAAATTCGCAAGCGGTTGAAACAATACGCACGGATATATACTTGTACTTGTCATAACTTTTTCTTTTGAGTTCACTTTCTTTCACTGACAACGTTTTTCgtaaaaataagaaacaaataTCCTATGAAAACTTTATGCATACTATCAATTTAGCGAGCTGCAAACTTTAAACCATCTCTTTGTATACCTGCGAAGTTCTTATTCCGTTTCCGCGTCCTTGATCCCACTCACTAAGCTAGTCCACTTATCAAATTTCTTACAAAATATGTCCAACCACAGCCTTACAAACATTGGCACACATTTGTGTTTAAATAATTTAGTTATCCACATCTTCAATTAACACCAAAATAATGCATTTTTCACACTTCCAATCTTTCAAATAGATCAACGTGCCCTGGTTTCACAGCTTACATGTCTTTACAAAACCCTTCAATGCACTCtcaatgcatttttttccttttttgggtCAATgtcattttatcttttgaaaCTTCTTTCCGGGAAGGAACTTACAACAGCTCACAATAATAGAAGACTGTATGTGTTCTCTATGGACAACTAAATATACaaccaaatttctttttttctcatgagATAATGATTAAGTCTTCTGGCTAGCACATACAAAATCCTTCAATGTACTTTTTTGGGTTAATGTTGTTTCTCTTTTGACACTTCTATCAGCAGAGGAACTTGCTGCAGCTCAAGATTAATGATTGTATGCGTTCTGTATGGGACACCCAATTTCATTGCTGCATTTGTAAGTATATCTATAAACGTACCTACAAAAAAAACGGCGAGGAACAAGGCTAATGCAGTGACAGCGATGTTCAAGGCTATAGTCTCCATTCCCTGCCCTCTAGGTCTTCTTGTTCTCTCCTTTGTCGAAACTTGATTCGCTTTGATTAATAAACAGTTTTCTGAATCAATTAGTGGagtatttttaattatttcaacGGCTTTTTTACCCTTACTTTTCACAAATTTAGAGGACAGATTATATTTTCCACCTGGCTTAGGAAGACTGAAGAAATTCTCGCGTTTACCAggtttatatgggagtgtggaggagctttgccattggtgcaAATAtagtgacatgaatttgtgaataaattggtggaatgagaggcgttcactGATCCCGTGAggatagagtgtacccagttcaaagatgaatttttgttccagATTTTTGCGGGTTTCTGTGTTCCAGTGATGTAAGGATaacccgcaaatagtcatgttgtgctGACAGTGTAGCGTCAAATGAATATAAAATGAAGTGATGACGCTCGATTCGACGTACCGTCTGCTATCTGAGTGTCCCCTTCTGGTTCCATGGTCTGCagtgaataaaaacaaactaattACCTACCAAACAATGAAATGACGTAACATTATTAGAGTAACGGTTATCACTCTTGCCTCACCTTCCGAGACGCCTTCTGATAGAGACAACCACCTCGCCATTTCTTTACACCCAATCAAGATGGGACGACCAAATAAATTGAGAACCGAAAGAAAGCTTGTATTGAAAGGATCTCCCCTCCctttatttcttctttctttaaaCTGTTTATTGGATTTGAAAAACCCCAATGTGTTGCGCTCACGTCGCTCTCAACTACGTGTTATGTATAGTCGACTTATAATAATATAAGTGCTACTTGTCACCTGCATTTCTAATGCTAGCAATCAGTCACCAAGCGTAGTATACTCATTTGCTTACAAGTATTGGCTGAAATCTTTCCAAGTATCTCGCCATCGTTGTGAATATTAGTCATTGAAAACAATCTTTGAATAAACTGGTTCATACTTTATCGAGAAGTTAACAAAGGCATGCATCACGAGTTCCAATTCATCATCCCAAAACTTTGCCTTAAAAAGGAAATCGATTTACCTGGGTATGGGGTACTTCGAACCACATCTCCCATCCAGGACTGACTGTTTCATCGCAGAAATTCTTCAGGCAAATCAGTTCTTCCCCAGGACGAACTCGCAGAAGGTGCAAGCAATCGTCTTGATCACAACTCGTCCTCTCGTGAAGATGACACGTGCATTCCAGGCAATAGGTGCACACAACACTCAGCTCATATCGAAGATTGCTTAACCAAGAAAGGTCACGTGAAAAGTCATCTAAGGTTCTCTCGATAAAGTTGCGAACTTCAATAGCCATTTTGTTTGAGGCAATCATCGACTGGGATTTGCAGGAAGACGGATTCCTTGTCTTTAAAACGATTTTGATGAACCTCTTTCTGCAAATCAGGATAAGAGCAAATGTAATCTGTTTTCCGATGAAAAGCCTGGCTccattgttgaaaagctgtggAGTTTCTTTTAACCTATTTTCCGAACACCAATGAATGAACTTCGACACAAGCTGAGGAAAGAGCCCATGCGGAACAAAAccatcaagaaaatgaagaaccAGTGGACACGGATCACATCCAGACGGCTTGATCTCCCACAGTCCTGATGGCGATGATCTTAGCTGCGTCGGAACAAAATATCTTTGTTCATCTTGGTTTTTGTCAGTGGCAATCGAAAATTTGGCAATCAGCCCATGCCGCTCCATCAAATCCAGAATATCTTGTTTGCAAAGGCCTTTGTCCATGAACTTGGAAAATACGTGGTCGACTAGTGCTATGCTCAGAATTCCGTTTACTTCCAGGTCTCTCCACCATTTCCTGTGCTTAGGATCCTGGATTCGACGGAAACATAAACACAAAATTCAACTTGCCTCCAGCTAGAGACAACAGATGAAAACCCCCGACATTTCCTTATCTAAGACTACCTGAAAGAATTTAGGCCTCTCCCCATGGCATGCATTGAATTTCAAGAAAGATTTAAGACCTGGACTCCACAGTTTAGAGGCATAGCGCCCAGACTCTCCTGGAGCACAGCCGTATTAGAGCAACCAAACTCGGAAGGCCACACTTCGACCCCTAATGGGAACACTTGCAATTTTCTCCAAGTCACACGAGTCACAGAAAGATGTGTTaaattttttacatgatttttttttttggatagaGGGAAAATTCATCCTAAAGAAGGCGATAAACAGAAATGCAAGAGTAGTCAACAATACTTACAGTCTCGTCAAAAGGCGGCACAGTTATAAGTTGCCTGAACAGGTCGATCAGCCACTGGGCCTGCAGCACTACAGTTTGGCCATGCTTTACAATCACACCGAGATCATGATagaaattcaacatggctgTCACTTCTTCCTCATCTTCGATTTGGCAAACTTGTCGAATAACAGAGAGAAGTTGATCAAGATCCATGAAGTATGTCTGCTTGGCAACAAGAGCATCAACagctctttcaaacttgaaccACCTAGGAAAAGAGAAATATTGCTGTGAAACACTCAGGGGACGGATGCTCAAgccatggttagcgctaaccattggttgaGAAGTATCTTCCGTAagtaacgctggttagcgctaaccacgtTTCCAACAACTAAGGCCTAAACACCTAAGGGCCTGGATTTGCATGCAGATGATCTGGCAGATTGAAATCATGCTCTGGTCAACTCCATGCTTTAGCGAATTGGACTACGTAACCAAGTTCAGTtacatttgaaattattttttcactaTTGTTTCCCTCATAACTGTTTTTTACCGAGGTGGTGAACTAGCTGGATAACCAAAGGCACATTCACAATGACATTACAAACCGTTCACTCTTGTTATATCTTATTCTTTTCTATTTTAGCAAATACTGTTTTCTGTCTTGGTGTCACAGTAAATTAAAGCAAAGTTACGAAGTTTTTCTTACGGCGTGCGCATATATTTAAAACTTAAAGCATTTTGGACTGTGTACAAAAAGTAAATTATAATCAACATAACCGCGCCAAAGAAacccaactggtcagtttcttATTAGAAGAGCATGGAGAACTGAGTTTAGGATATCTGGAAACAAATTCTGGTTGTGGCATGAGCGAGATTTCCATCAAGGTCACCCGCAACCGACTGATGTGATGTGATTCTCGGCTTAATAACACTGACACTAAATGTAAATTGATTTATACTACAAAGCATCAATGAAATCGGATAAACCGGCCTTCATACCTCAACGGCACCTCTTCACCCATGTAGGGTTCATTTTTCAAGATTTCTATGATTCTTTGACGCAGCTTTTGCACACCTTCGTCGTTTTCTGTCTTGTTATCGACAGCAAAAAATGGAGCTGTGACGTGTTGCTCATACTCCTTGTATTCTAAACTCTCCTTGATGTGCTGTTCCATGGTACTTACTTCTTCGAAAGGCTGATCTAAATTTGTTCCAACGATAATCACTGGCGGCTGTAGATAGGACAGCTTCTTTCCTCGATGGGCAACGTTTTCCTTGGTAGCAGATCGAATGTTGTGGACTGACACTAGCCAAGACAACAAATTATCCAAATTGGTTTCATTGTTCGCATTATCGAGCCTGAGCTTATGGACGCCTTGTCTGACACAAGGCTCTGCTGTTTCCAGTAAGTTCTTATTGAGATTATACACCAAGATGTAAACTGCTCGCCCAGACAGAAACACGGAATGTGAAGCATAATAAAGATGCTGGCCGGCAAAATCCCAAAGAGTTAAGGTTACTTCCTCAGATTTGATATCATCTTCTAGTTGAAGGCTTTGTAAATAACGCACAACTAATTCAGTGACATCGTTTGCAATTAGGTCTGTGACATCTTTTGGCAAAGTCGTGGAATTGTCGTTTTTGTCAACTGGCTTTTGTTCAGAGAATGCTTTCTGTCCATCCTCTACAATCATGCTTTTCTCTTTCGTGTCGCTCCCTGGTTCGTCTACATCTGACAATAACTTTGGCTCCTCGTAATATTTCCTTTCCTCTTGCTCATCAGTGATCTACAAAAAAAGAGCTGCACCAAACAGAGCTGCACCAAACAAAATAATGACTAAGGCAATTTTAGCATGTAAGCCTCAGGGAGTGACCTCTTCCCAGCCTCCTTACCATCTCATGGACATACAGAAGATAAATGTTATTGAGTGTTTTCCAATCTCTGCTTCCTTGATAAAAATAAGCGCTATGAGATCCCTAAAGGAAACCGAGAAACATTCAACACCTGATGATCATGATGCTGTAGATAAGCAGGTTCGGATTAGACTCATtggaaaacgtttttgaaattTCACTGTATCTCATAAAACAGTGTTAAAATTGTGACTTCTTTCCTGGTATTCAGAAACAAGAAGCACTTGAAAAAGAGAACAACTTTCTTCATCACATCAGGATAATCGCTTTGCGCATGCTCCGAATCAAATCAGGTAACCAATTACGTCATATAAAACTAATACGTCATACCTTCACTTCCACCACATCAGAATCAGTAGCGGTTGAATCGTTGTCATTTGCTTTGGTCCCTCTCAAATCCATGACAATGAGCCTTGCGAGTTCTTCTTCGAACTCCGAACTTCGTTTACTCGGcatccaattctggactttatcCACGTCGAGTTCACATTTCGACCAGTCCACTTCAACTCCAACAGTGCTCTCTTCCTCCGGGTCAAAAGGCAAACCGAGAAGAGATTTCTTTAGGCTTGTTTTTCCTGCACGATCTTGTCCAAGCAGCATGATGCGCCCGCGATAGACTTTCACTTTGCCACTTTCCATGGCCTTTTGAAAAGCACGCTCTGCCTCAGGGCCCCGGCCCCTAATTTCCGCTGGTACAGACGAGCCTGCATCCTTACCTGCTGCTGCTACATCCTTGCCTAATTGAAGACCGCAGTACTTGACAGCCAAATCTACTCGGTCAACAATGGGATGCTGCAATGCACGTGCCAAGCGACGATATGATGCATCGGTTGCGTACATCTCGCGCCAATATCTTACAAGACCTACACAAATTATGTTACATAATCATAATTGTTTGCAattatcacaaattttaaaatggaaaagaaaTCCTGGAATAATTTTGATTGGAACAGAAGGAAACAGCCAGTAAATCGCCCGAACGAATGAAGACAGAACTAAGTTAACTAGCAGCGTGTTTTTTGTCTTCAAGCAGATAAAAACATTGTTTAGGCCAAAAAGCTCTTTCTATTTGATGacctttgaaaacaataatactTCTCAACATCAAAAACTATGCAAACTCATGTGTTAACCCATGATAACTCTGAAAACTACACAATTACACTTACTATAGCATTTATCAAAGATTTCAAACTCGTCTGCTTCAATCTGATCAATCGCAGAATCCGGGACGTTCAGCATTCGGCCAACCGTTTTCCATGAAGGACCAAGCTCACGCGCAATGAGACGAACATCATCTCTTGAAATGGTTCCAGGCTTGAATGATTCACTTTCATCGAAGTCTGAATTACAAGAGTAATCAGTATCTATCAAAAGAAGTGGGAGGAACAAAGGTAGTGCAGTGCATGGCAGTCATTTCCAAAAGCCATAGCTTCCCTTCCCTACCCTTAAAGAATTCCATCTCC
Coding sequences:
- the LOC136888891 gene encoding uncharacterized protein isoform X19; amino-acid sequence: MLQRVDVLQELHKVKVVLMSPWQHTQTSAVPDQAVVAVNLGDQGPSSTSEAVVFPDLTTKNQYIVCDVVSSDRENEIDDALGEGRFYTTNKRPFKSLGEYQKAIEYHKNRLKTAIEIGDQAGEERAYETLSNSYHLLGDHRKSVEYHNKHLKIAIESGDWGGQGAAYGNLGIAYSSMGDYRKSIEYLEKHLKIAIEIGDRGVEGNAYGNLGISYRRLGDYQKSIEYLEKGLKIAIEIGDRDGEGKAYGNLGISYQRLGDYQKSIEYLEKGLKIAIEIGDRGGEGNAYGNLGISYRRLGDYQKSIEYLEKGLKIAIEIGDRDGEGNAYGNLGNSYQRLGDYQKSIEYLEKGLKIATEIGDRDREGKAYGNLGTSYQRLGDYQKSIEYLEKHLKIATEIGDRDGEGNAYGNLGTSYLGLGDYQKSIEYLEKRLKIATEIGDRDGEGAAYGNLGVAYSSMGDYRKSIEFLEKRLKIATEIGDRGGEGAAYGNLGVAYSSMGDYRKSIEYHEKSLKIAIEIGDRDGEGKAYGNLGYPYRRLGDYRKSIEYLEKGLKIAIEIGDRQREGEAYGSLEIPYSSLGDHRKCIEYLEKRLKIAIEIGDRGGEGNAYGNLGNSYQRLGDYQKSIEYLEKGLKIAIEIGDRDGEGNAYGNLGISYKRLGDYQKSIEYLEKGLKIAIEIGDRDREGKAYGNLGISYQRLGDYQKSIEYLEKGLKIAIEIGDRDGEGNTYQNLGYSYQRLGDYQKSIEYLEKGLKIAIEIGDRDREGKAYGNLGISYQRLGDYQKSIEYLEKGLKIAIEIGDRGGEGNTFGNLGIAYRSLGDYRKSIKYLEKGLKIAIEIGDRGGEGKAYRNLGTSYQGLGDYQKSIEYLEKGLKIAEEIGDRGGEGAAYGNLGIAYSSLGSRGKRLLYPEVTTAPKRQSQNTGIPENTDYSCNSDFDESESFKPGTISRDDVRLIARELGPSWKTVGRMLNVPDSAIDQIEADEFEIFDKCYSLVRYWREMYATDASYRRLARALQHPIVDRVDLAVKYCGLQLGKDVAAAGKDAGSSVPAEIRGRGPEAERAFQKAMESGKVKVYRGRIMLLGQDRAGKTSLKKSLLGLPFDPEEESTVGVEVDWSKCELDVDKVQNWMPSKRSSEFEEELARLIVMDLRGTKANDNDSTATDSDVVEVKITDEQEERKYYEEPKLLSDVDEPGSDTKEKSMIVEDGQKAFSEQKPVDKNDNSTTLPKDVTDLIANDVTELVVRYLQSLQLEDDIKSEEVTLTLWDFAGQHLYYASHSVFLSGRAVYILVYNLNKNLLETAEPCVRQGVHKLRLDNANNETNLDNLLSWLVSVHNIRSATKENVAHRGKKLSYLQPPVIIVGTNLDQPFEEVSTMEQHIKESLEYKEYEQHVTAPFFAVDNKTENDEGVQKLRQRIIEILKNEPYMGEEVPLRWFKFERAVDALVAKQTYFMDLDQLLSVIRQVCQIEDEEEVTAMLNFYHDLGVIVKHGQTVVLQAQWLIDLFRQLITVPPFDETDPKHRKWWRDLEVNGILSIALVDHVFSKFMDKGLCKQDILDLMERHGLIAKFSIATDKNQDEQRYFVPTQLRSSPSGLWEIKPSGCDPCPLVLHFLDGFVPHGLFPQLVSKFIHWCSENRLKETPQLFNNGARLFIGKQITFALILICRKRFIKIVLKTRNPSSCKSQSMIASNKMAIEVRNFIERTLDDFSRDLSWLSNLRYELSVVCTYCLECTCHLHERTSCDQDDCLHLLRVRPGEELICLKNFCDETVSPGWEMWFEVPHTQTMEPEGDTQIADANQVSTKERTRRPRGQGMETIALNIAVTALALFLAVFFVGYSSIVPPKRKKGVEENESAHPAGHSSRAPPKRKKGIAENESAHPAGHSSRAPPKRKKGIAENESAHPAERIKF
- the LOC136888891 gene encoding uncharacterized protein isoform X16: MLQRVDVLQELHKVKVVLMSPWQHTQTSAVPDQAVVAVNLGDQGPSSTSEAVVFPDLTTKNQYIVCDVVSSDRENEIDDALGEGRFYTTNKRPFKSLGEYQKAIEYHKNRLKTAIEIGDQAGEERAYETLSNSYHLLGDHRKSVEYHNKHLKIAIESGDWGGQGAAYGNLGIAYSSMGDYRKSIEYLEKHLKIAIEIGDRGVEGNAYGNLGISYRRLGDYQKSIEYLEKGLKIAIEIGDRDGEGKAYGNLGISYQRLGDYQKSIEYLEKGLKIAIEIGDRGGEGNAYGNLGISYRRLGDYQKSIEYLEKGLKIAIEIGDRDGEGNAYGNLGNSYQRLGDYQKSIEYLEKGLKIATEIGDRDREGKAYGNLGTSYQRLGDYQKSIEYLEKHLKIATEIGDRDGEGNAYGNLGTSYLGLGDYQKSIEYLEKRLKIATEIGDRDGEGAAYGNLGVAYSSMGDYRKSIEFLEKRLKIATEIGDRGGEGAAYGNLGVAYSSMGDYRKSIEYHEKSLKIAIEIGDRDGEGKAYGNLGYPYRRLGDYRKSIEYLEKGLKIAIEIGDRQREGEAYGSLEIPYSSLGDHRKCIEYLEKRLKIAIEIGDRGGEGNAYGNLGNSYQRLGDYQKSIEYLEKGLKIAIEIGDRDGEGNAYGNLGISYKRLGDYQKSIEYLEKGLKIAIEIGDRDREGKAYGNLGISYQRLGDYQKSIEYLEKGLKIAIEIGDRDGEGNTYQNLGYSYQRLGDYQKSIEYLEKGLKIAIEIGDRDREGKAYGNLGISYQRLGDYQKSIEYLEKGLKIAIEIGDRGGEGNTFGNLGIAYRSLGDYRKSIKYLEKGLKIAIEIGDRGGEGKAYRNLGTSYQGLGDYQKSIEYLEKGLKIAEEIGDRGGEGAAYGNLGIAYSSLGSRGKRLLYPEVTTAPKRQSQNTGIPENTDYSCNSDFDESESFKPGTISRDDVRLIARELGPSWKTVGRMLNVPDSAIDQIEADEFEIFDKCYSLVRYWREMYATDASYRRLARALQHPIVDRVDLAVKYCGLQLGKDVAAAGKDAGSSVPAEIRGRGPEAERAFQKAMESGKVKVYRGRIMLLGQDRAGKTSLKKSLLGLPFDPEEESTVGVEVDWSKCELDVDKVQNWMPSKRSSEFEEELARLIVMDLRGTKANDNDSTATDSDVVEVKITDEQEERKYYEEPKLLSDVDEPGSDTKEKSMIVEDGQKAFSEQKPVDKNDNSTTLPKDVTDLIANDVTELVVRYLQSLQLEDDIKSEEVTLTLWDFAGQHLYYASHSVFLSGRAVYILVYNLNKNLLETAEPCVRQGVHKLRLDNANNETNLDNLLSWLVSVHNIRSATKENVAHRGKKLSYLQPPVIIVGTNLDQPFEEVSTMEQHIKESLEYKEYEQHVTAPFFAVDNKTENDEGVQKLRQRIIEILKNEPYMGEEVPLRWFKFERAVDALVAKQTYFMDLDQLLSVIRQVCQIEDEEEVTAMLNFYHDLGVIVKHGQTVVLQAQWLIDLFRQLITVPPFDETDPKHRKWWRDLEVNGILSIALVDHVFSKFMDKGLCKQDILDLMERHGLIAKFSIATDKNQDEQRYFVPTQLRSSPSGLWEIKPSGCDPCPLVLHFLDGFVPHGLFPQLVSKFIHWCSENRLKETPQLFNNGARLFIGKQITFALILICRKRFIKIVLKTRNPSSCKSQSMIASNKMAIEVRNFIERTLDDFSRDLSWLSNLRYELSVVCTYCLECTCHLHERTSCDQDDCLHLLRVRPGEELICLKNFCDETVSPGWEMWFEVPHTQTMEPEGDTQIADANQVSTKERTRRPRGQGMETIALNIAVTALALFLAVFFVGYSSIVPPKRKKGVEENESAHPAGHSSRAPPKRKKGIAENESAHPAGHSSRAPPKRKKGIAENESAHPAGHSSRAPPKRKKGIAENESAHPAERIKF